The Halanaerobium praevalens DSM 2228 genome contains a region encoding:
- a CDS encoding efflux RND transporter permease subunit: MKISDFSIKRSVTTAMIILMVLLIGTVALSRLSLDLFPDITFPGAAIITTYEGVGSEEIENLITKQVESSVATVEGVKGINSTSSMGSSTVVVEFNWGRDMDFAVQDLREQVDLISSSVLPEDAESPMIFKFDPSMMPIMNYGVSAEGLEIDELKEEVDDELIPRLERISGVAQVNMQGGLEREIIVSVKRDKLKHYNLDYDTITNIVRSENVNVSAGEVLQGDTEFLVRTVGKFSNLDEIRNINIPVGNGQIKLSDVAEVKDGFADLSTLARTNGERSLSLSIQKQTDSNTVEVAKLVREEIDNIQNDYQNYSFSLAMDQSEFIEDSIASVSQNAVVGGLLAVIILFLFLRNIRSTIIIATAMPISIIGTFILMYFADVNLNVISLGGLALGVGMLVDNAVVVLENIYRYRSLGEGKIEAAREGSSEVGKAIVASTITTVVVFLPIVFVEGMAGQLFKDLALTVAFSLIASLLVALTLIPMLASKILKVSQEELDRSKKEGRIKKLYKSSLTRALKHRWVFAVLLVVLLAGSFALVPHIGFEFMPSTDQGAFTVSYELPVGTSLKRSNEVSTEIESTLMEIEEVETVIANVGSGGRMSSNTSSHIGNINVQLVDSAARNRSTNEIMESLRQKVKIPDVDLSVEEQSGGGGGGGGAPVNVKLRGDDLGTLEEETAKAVAAIEDIEGLREIEDSFTEGQPEYQINVNRSIASRFGLNVSQIANTVRSAIDGTTATRYEIAGDEYDIRVRLEEDQIEKMSQVSELNIQTSSGEMIPLSRLADLEITEGPVEILRKDQERYSEITADIHGVDLGTVMGQIQSRLAKVELPDGYRFSYEGEFEDMQESFSSLGMAFGLAIILIYMVMASQFESLVHPFTIMFTIPLALIGVIFGMYITNSIVSVPSILGLITLAGIVVNNAIVMVDYINQLRRKGTDKIEAIITAGTVRLRPIMMTALTTILGLLPIAMGIGEGSESTQPMGIVIVSGLTFATFLTLFVIPIFYSLVTDLRTIIVAKVKGISKEEAAKLI; encoded by the coding sequence ATGAAAATATCAGATTTTTCGATAAAGAGATCAGTAACAACTGCAATGATTATCTTGATGGTGCTTTTAATAGGAACAGTTGCGCTCTCAAGATTGAGTCTTGATCTTTTTCCAGATATAACTTTTCCAGGAGCAGCTATAATTACAACTTATGAAGGTGTTGGCTCAGAGGAAATAGAAAATTTAATTACAAAACAGGTTGAAAGCTCTGTTGCTACTGTAGAAGGTGTTAAAGGAATTAATTCTACCTCTTCTATGGGTTCTTCTACAGTAGTTGTTGAATTTAATTGGGGTCGAGATATGGATTTTGCAGTTCAGGATTTAAGAGAACAGGTGGATTTAATTAGTAGTTCGGTTTTGCCTGAAGATGCTGAGTCTCCAATGATTTTCAAATTTGATCCTTCAATGATGCCAATTATGAATTATGGTGTTTCGGCAGAAGGTTTAGAAATTGATGAACTAAAAGAAGAAGTAGATGATGAATTAATCCCCCGTTTAGAAAGAATTTCTGGAGTAGCTCAGGTTAATATGCAGGGTGGATTAGAAAGAGAAATTATTGTTTCAGTAAAAAGAGATAAGTTAAAACACTATAATTTAGATTATGATACGATTACAAATATAGTTAGGTCAGAAAATGTCAATGTTTCTGCTGGTGAGGTACTACAGGGAGATACTGAATTTTTAGTTAGAACAGTTGGTAAATTTTCAAATTTAGATGAAATTAGAAATATTAATATTCCAGTTGGAAATGGTCAAATTAAATTATCTGATGTAGCAGAAGTTAAAGACGGTTTTGCAGATTTATCTACTTTAGCTAGAACTAATGGTGAGCGGAGTCTTTCACTTTCAATTCAAAAACAGACAGATTCTAATACTGTTGAAGTAGCAAAATTAGTTAGAGAAGAAATAGATAATATTCAGAATGATTATCAAAATTATAGTTTTTCTTTAGCAATGGATCAATCCGAATTTATTGAAGATTCTATTGCTAGTGTTAGTCAAAATGCTGTTGTCGGTGGTTTATTAGCCGTTATTATCCTCTTCTTATTTTTAAGGAATATTAGAAGTACAATAATTATAGCAACAGCAATGCCGATTTCTATTATTGGTACTTTTATTTTAATGTATTTTGCTGATGTTAACTTAAATGTAATTTCTTTAGGTGGACTGGCCCTTGGAGTCGGGATGCTGGTCGATAATGCAGTAGTTGTATTAGAAAACATTTATCGTTACCGAAGTTTAGGTGAAGGTAAAATTGAAGCAGCTCGTGAAGGATCATCAGAAGTTGGCAAGGCCATTGTAGCCTCTACAATTACAACTGTAGTTGTTTTCTTACCAATAGTATTTGTGGAAGGGATGGCAGGTCAGTTATTTAAAGATTTGGCTTTAACAGTAGCTTTTTCTTTAATTGCTTCTTTGTTAGTTGCTTTAACCTTAATCCCAATGTTGGCTTCTAAAATTTTGAAAGTCTCACAAGAAGAGCTCGATCGCAGTAAAAAAGAAGGTAGAATTAAGAAATTATATAAAAGCTCTTTAACTCGAGCTTTAAAACACCGTTGGGTTTTTGCTGTTTTATTAGTAGTTTTACTTGCAGGTAGTTTTGCTTTGGTCCCACATATTGGTTTTGAATTTATGCCTAGTACAGACCAGGGAGCCTTTACTGTTAGTTATGAGCTTCCAGTAGGTACATCATTGAAACGTTCAAATGAAGTTTCTACAGAAATAGAATCAACTTTAATGGAAATAGAAGAAGTAGAGACTGTGATTGCAAATGTGGGTTCTGGAGGTCGAATGTCTTCAAATACAAGTAGTCATATTGGAAATATAAATGTGCAGCTTGTTGATTCTGCTGCAAGAAATAGATCAACTAATGAGATAATGGAATCTTTAAGGCAAAAAGTTAAAATACCTGATGTTGACCTTTCTGTTGAAGAACAGAGTGGTGGCGGAGGTGGTGGTGGAGGTGCTCCAGTTAATGTTAAATTAAGAGGTGATGATCTTGGCACCTTAGAGGAAGAGACCGCAAAAGCTGTTGCCGCTATTGAAGATATAGAAGGACTGAGAGAAATTGAAGATAGTTTTACTGAAGGACAGCCTGAATATCAAATTAATGTTAATCGTTCTATAGCAAGTCGTTTTGGCTTAAATGTAAGTCAAATTGCAAATACAGTTAGATCTGCTATTGATGGTACAACTGCTACTCGTTATGAAATTGCAGGTGATGAGTATGATATCCGAGTTCGTCTAGAAGAAGACCAAATTGAAAAAATGTCTCAGGTATCTGAGTTGAATATCCAAACATCTTCAGGTGAGATGATCCCTCTTAGCCGATTAGCTGATTTGGAAATAACTGAAGGACCTGTAGAAATTCTGCGTAAAGACCAAGAGCGTTATTCGGAAATAACTGCTGATATCCATGGTGTAGATTTAGGGACTGTAATGGGCCAAATTCAATCTCGTTTAGCTAAAGTTGAATTACCAGATGGTTATAGATTTAGCTATGAAGGTGAGTTTGAAGATATGCAGGAATCATTTAGCAGTTTAGGTATGGCTTTTGGCTTAGCTATTATTTTAATTTATATGGTAATGGCTTCTCAATTTGAGTCACTTGTTCATCCTTTTACTATTATGTTTACTATTCCCCTAGCTTTGATTGGAGTTATTTTTGGAATGTATATTACTAATAGTATAGTTTCTGTTCCTTCAATTTTAGGTCTCATAACTCTAGCAGGGATAGTTGTTAATAATGCTATAGTTATGGTTGATTATATTAATCAGCTGCGGCGTAAGGGTACAGATAAAATTGAAGCTATAATTACAGCTGGAACAGTTAGATTAAGGCCAATTATGATGACAGCCTTAACAACTATTTTGGGTCTTTTACCAATAGCAATGGGCATTGGTGAAGGTTCAGAATCAACTCAGCCGATGGGGATTGTAATTGTTAGTGGTTTAACTTTTGCTACTTTCTTAACTTTATTTGTAATTCCAATTTTCTATTCTCTAGTTACAGATTTAAGAACAATTATTGTAGCTAAAGTTAAGGGAATTTCCAAAGAAGAAGCAGCAAAATTGATTTAA
- a CDS encoding efflux RND transporter periplasmic adaptor subunit yields MKNKSIIFLVMVVLFISSSVAAQAGQVVEVTESKTEDISLDELITGTLTPIQDVDIPAQTGGVAEKVNVEIGDEIEAGSELIKIDDQTLLIQKRQSEAALESARANYNELKNGATEEEMTRVKSSYENAKNSLESAKTNLKLMEELYNNRRSLEQQLVSAEQQLENSKQSLNQAQINYDQAKKDYQRSKKLYADNVISENKLDQAENSFENAESSLSQAKTSLAVAERNYQLTKATYDNPTELKQQLENARNQVENAQSNLEVSKANLDEAERGPREEKVRAGLASLRQAEASLDQTKDQISKTKITASFTGVVNQVNVDQGEMISNGQTVVNLINIDELYAEIGVTAATASAIKKGELVKVKPETMQHFIDGEITNIAPAADSSSRTFLVKVKIENKDHKLRAGMFADVSLAKGKAGQAVVVPIESIVDLNSDQPYIFVIESGKALRKDIQIGIATDSKVEILAGLTAGEEVVIRGQSNLEDGQSVEVRNR; encoded by the coding sequence ATGAAAAATAAAAGTATAATTTTTTTAGTAATGGTCGTCTTATTTATTAGCAGTAGTGTAGCCGCCCAAGCTGGGCAGGTTGTAGAGGTAACAGAATCAAAAACAGAAGATATAAGCTTAGATGAGTTGATAACTGGTACTTTAACACCTATTCAGGATGTAGATATTCCAGCTCAGACTGGTGGAGTGGCAGAAAAAGTTAATGTTGAAATTGGTGATGAAATAGAAGCTGGATCAGAATTAATTAAAATTGATGATCAAACATTACTAATTCAAAAAAGGCAGTCTGAAGCTGCATTAGAAAGTGCTCGTGCTAATTATAATGAGTTGAAAAATGGAGCAACTGAAGAAGAAATGACAAGAGTTAAGTCGTCATATGAAAATGCAAAAAACAGTTTAGAAAGTGCAAAAACTAATTTAAAATTAATGGAAGAATTGTATAATAATCGTAGAAGTTTAGAACAGCAGCTTGTAAGTGCTGAACAGCAGTTGGAAAATTCAAAACAAAGTTTAAATCAAGCTCAAATTAATTATGATCAGGCAAAAAAAGATTATCAGCGGTCAAAAAAGCTTTATGCTGATAATGTAATTTCCGAAAATAAATTAGATCAAGCAGAAAATTCTTTTGAAAATGCTGAAAGTTCTTTGAGTCAGGCAAAAACTTCACTTGCGGTAGCGGAAAGAAATTATCAGTTAACAAAAGCAACTTATGATAATCCAACTGAACTCAAACAACAGTTAGAAAATGCTCGTAATCAGGTAGAAAATGCACAAAGTAATTTGGAAGTCTCTAAAGCAAATCTAGATGAAGCTGAAAGAGGTCCGAGAGAGGAAAAAGTAAGAGCTGGACTGGCTTCATTAAGACAGGCTGAAGCAAGTCTTGATCAGACAAAAGATCAGATTTCTAAAACAAAAATTACAGCTTCTTTTACAGGAGTAGTAAATCAGGTTAATGTGGATCAAGGTGAAATGATCTCTAATGGTCAGACTGTAGTTAATTTGATAAATATAGATGAATTATATGCTGAAATTGGTGTAACTGCTGCTACAGCATCTGCTATTAAGAAGGGTGAGCTAGTAAAAGTAAAACCTGAAACAATGCAGCATTTTATAGATGGAGAAATTACAAATATTGCTCCAGCAGCAGATAGTTCTAGTCGTACTTTTTTAGTTAAAGTAAAAATAGAAAATAAAGATCATAAACTAAGAGCAGGGATGTTTGCAGATGTTAGTTTAGCAAAAGGTAAAGCAGGCCAAGCAGTTGTGGTCCCAATTGAAAGTATTGTTGATTTAAATAGTGATCAACCATATATCTTTGTTATTGAGTCTGGTAAAGCTCTAAGAAAAGATATTCAGATCGGAATTGCAACTGACAGTAAAGTTGAGATTTTAGCTGGCTTAACTGCTGGAGAAGAAGTAGTTATAAGGGGTCAAAGCAACCTAGAGGATGGACAGTCAGTTGAGGTGAGAAATCGATGA
- a CDS encoding TolC family protein — MKNKNLVISLILVLIFSFLSVNVLAAENLELDQAVQLLVEQNRTLKNARKDIQTAEKDIDLAIRSYFPTLDLQSSYTKFDEKQSTGSDESYSTSVGLSQTLWTGGKVPMQKEIANYSLEMARAEYEDTVEAQIFSLIQAYYGVLQAEGMVEIREEALATVDEHLRVVKNNLEAGIAIRRDLLQSQIEQRKAEEKLTAAKNDLKIARRRLAQLLNSQTQYSVEKPETVFDFSLDQSQLFKTALANDNQLMIIELNKEILKLNQKLEGQYYRPNLSLNGSYAWQGEEFMDQESWKMTLGLNIPLYDGGKGGIKADKQENEFQKLKNKRQDLLENLDIEVEDSILTVKETKEAVDLEKLSLENAEENLEIANKSYEAGVASNTDVIDAQSTYNQAKISLLQSEYDYDIERFRTLDKTGRLKEYFEDVIENEK, encoded by the coding sequence ATGAAAAATAAAAATTTAGTTATTAGCTTAATTTTAGTTTTAATTTTTTCATTTTTAAGTGTCAATGTATTGGCTGCTGAAAATTTAGAACTAGATCAAGCAGTTCAACTTTTAGTTGAGCAGAATAGAACTTTAAAAAATGCACGTAAAGATATTCAAACTGCAGAAAAAGATATAGATCTAGCAATTAGATCTTATTTTCCAACTTTAGATCTGCAGAGTTCTTATACAAAATTTGATGAAAAACAGTCAACGGGCTCTGATGAAAGCTATAGTACTTCTGTTGGTTTATCACAGACACTTTGGACTGGTGGTAAAGTACCAATGCAGAAAGAAATTGCTAATTATAGTTTAGAAATGGCTAGAGCAGAATATGAAGACACAGTTGAAGCTCAGATTTTCTCTCTAATTCAGGCTTATTATGGAGTTTTACAGGCTGAAGGAATGGTTGAAATTAGAGAAGAAGCTTTAGCTACAGTAGATGAGCATTTGCGGGTAGTGAAAAATAATTTAGAAGCTGGAATCGCTATTCGGCGCGATTTATTGCAGAGTCAAATTGAACAAAGAAAGGCTGAAGAAAAGCTGACAGCAGCTAAAAATGATTTGAAAATTGCTCGGCGGCGGCTGGCCCAGTTATTAAATTCCCAAACTCAATATAGTGTTGAAAAACCAGAAACAGTTTTTGATTTTAGTTTAGATCAGAGTCAGCTTTTTAAAACAGCTCTAGCAAATGATAATCAGTTAATGATTATAGAATTAAATAAAGAGATTTTAAAGTTAAATCAGAAATTAGAGGGTCAGTATTATCGGCCAAATCTTTCTTTAAATGGTTCTTATGCTTGGCAGGGAGAAGAATTTATGGATCAAGAAAGTTGGAAAATGACTTTAGGTCTAAATATCCCCTTGTATGATGGCGGTAAAGGTGGTATTAAGGCTGACAAACAGGAAAACGAATTTCAGAAATTAAAAAATAAACGCCAGGATCTATTAGAAAATCTGGATATTGAAGTAGAAGATTCGATTTTAACTGTTAAAGAAACAAAAGAAGCAGTAGATTTAGAAAAATTATCTTTAGAAAATGCTGAAGAAAATTTAGAAATTGCAAATAAAAGTTATGAGGCAGGAGTTGCTAGTAATACTGATGTAATTGATGCTCAATCAACTTATAACCAAGCTAAAATTTCTTTGCTTCAGTCTGAATATGACTATGATATTGAAAGATTTAGAACTTTAGATAAAACTGGCCGTTTAAAAGAATATTTTGAGGATGTGATTGAGAATGAAAAATAA
- a CDS encoding TetR/AcrR family transcriptional regulator produces MAQDTKTRILTSAVELFAENNYHGVSMTEIAEGAEISKGTLYWHFDSKKELFREIAFSGMDHFNRLFTEIVNKEGTSKEKIKNLIECVLETLVDNLNILDVFRNNIELINNNFKDTLELKHQQNIGVVTNIIEQGIAEGFIKDADPNDIATIILTVLFTPQTKKLLDGAENVDQKIDFIYDFLMNGISREEH; encoded by the coding sequence ATGGCTCAAGATACAAAAACAAGGATTTTAACATCAGCAGTTGAGCTTTTTGCTGAAAATAATTATCATGGTGTTTCAATGACCGAAATAGCTGAGGGAGCAGAAATTAGTAAGGGGACTCTTTATTGGCATTTTGATAGTAAAAAAGAACTTTTTAGAGAAATTGCATTTAGTGGAATGGATCATTTTAATCGTTTGTTTACAGAAATTGTTAACAAAGAGGGGACTAGCAAAGAAAAGATCAAAAATTTAATTGAATGTGTTTTAGAAACTTTAGTTGATAATTTGAACATTTTGGATGTTTTTAGAAATAATATTGAACTGATAAATAATAATTTTAAGGATACACTTGAATTAAAACATCAGCAAAATATAGGTGTAGTTACTAATATTATTGAACAGGGAATTGCAGAAGGGTTTATTAAAGATGCAGATCCAAATGATATTGCAACTATTATTTTAACAGTTTTATTTACTCCCCAGACTAAAAAATTATTAGATGGGGCAGAAAATGTAGATCAGAAAATAGATTTTATTTATGATTTTTTAATGAATGGGATTAGTAGAGAGGAGCATTAA
- a CDS encoding YkvA family protein, translating into MGKSLKTIFQIISFMKNSEVKLSKKALFLVPVAYLILPFDLVGDFFPILGQIDDIAVFIVMWPVLRKLLAKYEKGDPDLEKKKKDPDAIVVDDYTVE; encoded by the coding sequence ATGGGTAAAAGTTTAAAAACTATTTTTCAGATTATAAGTTTTATGAAAAATTCTGAGGTGAAGCTAAGTAAAAAGGCACTATTTTTAGTACCAGTTGCTTATTTGATTTTGCCTTTTGATTTAGTAGGTGATTTTTTTCCAATTTTAGGTCAAATTGATGATATTGCAGTTTTTATAGTAATGTGGCCTGTACTAAGAAAACTTTTGGCAAAATATGAAAAGGGTGATCCCGATTTAGAGAAGAAGAAAAAAGATCCAGATGCTATCGTTGTTGATGATTATACTGTTGAATAA
- a CDS encoding MetQ/NlpA family ABC transporter substrate-binding protein has product MLKKTILILVLLSIVFVGSVQAADHKLSIGATPVPHAEILDFIRTELKAAGIDLDLVEFTDYVTPNIALADGSIDANFFQHIPYLKEFNKNRALNLKAVIKVHLEPIALYSEKYNSLEEIPAGAQIAIPNDPSNEGRALILLDSKGLISLKDPNNLNVTPVDIKENPKNLKFKELGAAQLPRVLNDVAAAIINTNYALEADLNPVADALLIEGKNSPYVNVIAVRAEDKDSQKIKILKAVIQSEAVKEFILEEYEGAVVPAFEPLDSGQAAGAVRSKTGDYIF; this is encoded by the coding sequence ATGTTAAAGAAAACAATTTTAATTTTAGTTTTATTAAGTATTGTCTTTGTTGGTTCTGTACAGGCTGCTGATCATAAATTAAGTATAGGTGCTACTCCAGTGCCTCATGCAGAAATTTTAGATTTTATTAGAACTGAGTTAAAAGCAGCAGGGATTGATTTAGATTTAGTTGAGTTTACAGATTATGTTACTCCAAATATTGCCTTAGCTGATGGTAGTATTGATGCTAATTTTTTTCAGCATATTCCTTATTTAAAAGAATTTAACAAAAATAGAGCTTTGAATTTAAAAGCTGTGATTAAAGTCCATTTAGAACCAATTGCTTTATACTCTGAAAAATATAATAGTTTAGAAGAAATTCCAGCTGGAGCTCAAATTGCTATTCCTAATGATCCTTCAAATGAAGGTAGGGCCCTAATTTTATTAGACAGTAAAGGCTTAATTAGTTTAAAAGATCCTAATAATTTAAATGTAACTCCAGTTGATATTAAGGAAAATCCTAAAAACTTAAAATTTAAAGAGTTAGGTGCAGCACAGCTCCCTCGAGTTTTAAATGATGTAGCAGCTGCAATTATAAATACTAATTATGCTTTAGAAGCAGATTTAAATCCAGTTGCAGATGCTTTATTAATTGAAGGTAAAAATTCACCTTATGTTAATGTAATTGCTGTTCGAGCTGAGGATAAAGATAGTCAAAAAATTAAAATTTTAAAAGCAGTTATTCAATCTGAGGCTGTTAAAGAATTTATTTTGGAAGAATATGAAGGTGCTGTTGTACCAGCATTTGAGCCGCTAGACAGTGGTCAAGCAGCTGGAGCAGTGAGAAGTAAAACAGGTGATTATATATTTTAA
- a CDS encoding methionine ABC transporter permease, whose translation MFNFAAEFIQNNNLLINGTLETLYMVAVSLFFGILGGLPLGVLTTVTRAEHILPNKKINFILNSIINLGRSVPFIILMVTIIPITRFIVGSSIGTNAAIVPLSLAAIPFLGRVIDNAILEIDQGVIESAQSMGANPLQIIFKVLIAEALPAIILGLTLTAISLVNYSAMGGAVGAGGLGDIAIRYGYHRFQIIILLKTIVILVILVQLIQFIGNQIADFFDHRA comes from the coding sequence ATGTTTAATTTTGCTGCAGAATTTATTCAAAACAATAATTTGTTGATTAATGGGACTTTAGAAACATTATATATGGTAGCTGTTTCTCTGTTTTTTGGAATTTTAGGTGGATTACCACTTGGTGTTTTAACTACAGTTACTAGGGCAGAGCATATTTTACCAAATAAGAAAATTAATTTTATTTTAAATAGTATAATTAATCTTGGCCGTTCAGTTCCTTTTATTATTTTAATGGTAACTATAATTCCCATAACCAGATTTATAGTTGGCAGTTCAATTGGAACTAATGCAGCGATTGTACCACTTTCTTTGGCTGCTATTCCTTTTTTAGGTCGAGTGATAGATAATGCAATTTTAGAAATTGATCAAGGAGTAATCGAATCAGCTCAATCAATGGGAGCTAATCCTCTGCAGATAATTTTTAAAGTATTAATTGCAGAAGCATTACCAGCTATTATTTTGGGTTTAACTTTAACTGCTATTAGTTTGGTTAATTACTCAGCCATGGGAGGAGCAGTTGGAGCAGGTGGTCTTGGTGATATAGCGATTCGTTATGGTTATCATCGTTTTCAAATTATTATTTTATTAAAAACTATAGTTATTTTAGTGATTTTAGTTCAGCTTATTCAGTTTATTGGTAATCAAATAGCTGATTTTTTTGATCATCGTGCTTAA
- a CDS encoding methionine ABC transporter ATP-binding protein, with product MIKIKNLSKNYVVKQGIIKAIDGLNLEIEAGEIFGMIGPSGAGKSTLIRMLNLLEQPSSGSININGTDLTELSSSNLRAARQKIGMIFQHFNLLTSRTVLKNVEFPLEIAGVKKNKRRKKAKKLLALVGLADRLDHYPAQLSGGQKQRVGIARALANEPDVLLSDEATSSLDPESTKATLELLAKIRDEMNLTIILITHEMEVIKEVCDRVGVLESGKIIESGSILDIFANPQKDLTKKFISSVIDFELPQRIIKYLHQKRPGKLIRISFLGEKTHAPYISDLVKHYSVDANILYGNIDEIQAVPFGTLILDLEGKLTKIEASIDYLRSQDLRVEVLEDV from the coding sequence TTGATAAAAATTAAAAATTTAAGCAAAAATTATGTTGTTAAACAGGGAATTATTAAAGCAATTGATGGGCTTAATCTGGAAATTGAGGCAGGAGAAATATTTGGAATGATTGGCCCTAGTGGGGCTGGTAAAAGTACCTTGATTAGAATGCTTAATTTGTTAGAACAGCCTAGTTCAGGTTCAATTAATATTAACGGGACTGATTTAACAGAGCTTAGTTCAAGCAATCTAAGAGCTGCTCGGCAAAAAATAGGTATGATTTTTCAGCATTTTAATCTCTTAACTTCACGAACTGTTTTAAAAAATGTAGAGTTTCCTTTAGAAATTGCTGGGGTAAAGAAAAATAAAAGGCGTAAAAAAGCCAAAAAATTATTAGCTTTAGTAGGCTTAGCAGATCGTTTAGATCATTATCCAGCTCAACTATCTGGAGGTCAAAAACAAAGAGTAGGTATAGCTAGAGCTTTAGCTAATGAGCCAGATGTACTTTTATCTGATGAGGCAACTTCTTCTTTAGACCCCGAAAGTACTAAGGCTACATTAGAACTTTTAGCTAAAATTAGAGATGAAATGAATTTGACTATTATTTTAATTACTCATGAAATGGAGGTGATTAAAGAAGTTTGTGACCGGGTCGGTGTCTTAGAATCAGGTAAAATTATTGAATCAGGTTCTATACTAGATATTTTTGCTAATCCCCAAAAAGATTTAACTAAAAAATTTATTAGTTCAGTTATAGATTTTGAGTTACCTCAAAGAATCATTAAATATTTACATCAAAAAAGACCTGGCAAATTAATTAGGATTTCTTTTCTAGGTGAAAAAACTCATGCACCATATATTTCAGATTTAGTCAAACATTATTCAGTTGATGCAAATATTTTATATGGTAATATTGATGAAATTCAGGCTGTTCCTTTTGGAACTTTAATTTTAGATTTAGAAGGAAAATTGACAAAAATAGAAGCTAGTATTGATTATTTAAGAAGTCAAGATTTAAGAGTAGAGGTGTTAGAAGATGTTTAA